A section of the Nitrospirae bacterium CG2_30_53_67 genome encodes:
- a CDS encoding ModE family transcriptional regulator, whose translation MHKKHKGKISPGFRGRIWIDGEKGTFLGYGRIVLLERIHEYGSITKAAKSMEMSYRNAWELVDSMNTQSSQPLVEAATGGRGGGGAILTVEGEHAIKLFWEFHKDFQNFLRHEEQKLMRSKSKR comes from the coding sequence ATGCACAAAAAGCACAAAGGAAAGATATCGCCGGGTTTTCGAGGACGTATCTGGATTGATGGGGAAAAAGGAACCTTCCTGGGATATGGAAGAATTGTCCTTCTCGAAAGAATCCATGAGTACGGCTCTATTACAAAGGCTGCCAAGTCTATGGAGATGTCTTACCGAAACGCCTGGGAACTTGTGGACTCGATGAATACACAATCCAGTCAGCCGCTTGTTGAAGCAGCGACCGGCGGCAGGGGAGGCGGAGGCGCCATTCTGACTGTTGAAGGAGAGCATGCAATCAAACTTTTCTGGGAATTTCATAAGGATTTCCAAAACTTCCTCAGGCATGAGGAACAAAAACTGATGCGGTCGAAAAGTAAACGGTAA
- a CDS encoding molybdate ABC transporter substrate-binding protein codes for MLRGFSRISVVVLFIAVIFSSVTFAESPKEIIVSAAADLSRAFKEIGAVYEKETGVKVLLNFGSTGLLAQQIEGGAPVDLFAAANKSYIDSLEGKGLILPETRKLYAVGRITLATPKSYAKLSFLQDLLRPEVKKIAIANPAHAPYGMAAKAAMEKIGIWKRLKDKLVLAENIRQTLDYVETGSVDAGIVALSVSIGSNTNFTLIPEELHPRIEQAMAVIKNGRNPKEAKGFADFINGPAGRPIMKKYGFVLPVGMK; via the coding sequence ATGCTTAGAGGATTTTCACGTATATCAGTAGTTGTGCTTTTTATCGCAGTGATATTCTCATCTGTGACGTTTGCAGAATCACCAAAGGAAATAATCGTATCGGCGGCCGCTGATTTAAGCCGTGCCTTCAAGGAGATCGGGGCAGTATATGAAAAGGAAACCGGAGTAAAGGTGTTACTCAATTTTGGCTCCACAGGCCTGCTGGCGCAGCAGATAGAAGGTGGCGCTCCAGTTGATCTTTTTGCCGCTGCAAACAAAAGCTACATTGACTCCCTCGAAGGAAAAGGTCTCATACTGCCTGAAACCAGGAAGCTTTATGCAGTCGGACGAATTACCCTCGCCACGCCAAAGTCATATGCAAAGTTAAGTTTTTTGCAGGATTTATTAAGGCCTGAGGTCAAAAAAATCGCTATTGCCAATCCGGCTCATGCGCCTTACGGAATGGCTGCGAAGGCTGCAATGGAGAAGATCGGCATCTGGAAAAGGCTAAAAGATAAGTTGGTATTGGCTGAAAATATACGTCAGACCCTTGATTATGTTGAAACCGGGAGTGTGGATGCAGGAATTGTCGCCCTCTCCGTCAGCATAGGTTCAAATACAAACTTTACCCTTATTCCTGAAGAACTGCATCCTCGGATTGAACAGGCAATGGCTGTAATAAAAAACGGCCGCAATCCCAAAGAAGCAAAGGGATTTGCTGATTTTATAAACGGACCGGCAGGCAGGCCAATCATGAAAAAGTATGGCTTTGTTCTTCCAGTTGGAATGAAGTAA
- a CDS encoding molybdenum ABC transporter permease subunit, protein MDGDLNNSILFSARLSLQVAWVATAFIIVTGVPAAYFLARKDFKGKELIDIIFTLPLVLPPTVTGYYLIVIFGRNGLIGKMIYDRTGFTIMFTWYAAVLASFVVALPLMVKTARAAIESVDRNLINASYTLGHGEIETALRVILPLAKKGIIAGIVLSFARAMGEFGATLMLAGNIPGKTDTMPLAIYSLAISDEWTQAHTMVILLTIMSGLFLYIANIYTKRSI, encoded by the coding sequence ATGGATGGGGACTTGAATAATTCTATCCTTTTTTCAGCGAGACTTTCACTACAGGTGGCATGGGTTGCCACGGCGTTCATCATCGTGACCGGTGTGCCGGCCGCCTATTTTCTCGCACGGAAAGATTTCAAGGGCAAAGAGCTTATTGATATTATTTTTACCCTTCCTCTTGTTCTTCCGCCTACGGTTACCGGGTATTATCTTATTGTTATATTCGGGAGAAATGGATTGATCGGTAAAATGATATATGACCGGACAGGCTTCACAATCATGTTCACATGGTATGCCGCCGTCCTTGCGTCATTTGTTGTTGCCTTGCCGCTTATGGTCAAGACAGCCAGAGCGGCGATTGAGTCAGTGGATAGAAATCTTATCAATGCCTCTTATACACTCGGACACGGAGAGATTGAAACAGCGCTCAGGGTTATTCTGCCTCTTGCCAAAAAGGGCATCATTGCCGGGATCGTTCTTTCTTTTGCACGGGCTATGGGAGAGTTCGGGGCGACTCTTATGCTTGCAGGCAATATACCGGGCAAGACAGACACGATGCCGCTTGCTATCTACAGCCTTGCAATCAGCGATGAATGGACTCAAGCGCATACCATGGTTATCCTGCTTACTATCATGTCCGGCCTATTTCTCTATATCGCAAATATCTACACGAAGCGGAGCATATGA
- a CDS encoding ABC transporter ATP-binding protein — MGLSVSLKKKVKGFTLDAAWEIGDELAVLFGYSGSGKSLTLQMIAGLIRPDDGMIRLDSKTYFDNSAGIDDPPQLRAFGYVFQDLALFPHMTVFRNIIFGAPEIPKDEKVSRAKEMIEAFKLTGLEDRYPSEISGGQKQRAAFARALIRQPDALLLDEPFSALDHPLRLEMRGFLQEVRKRFAIPVILVTHDFDEASFLADKIIVYSHGKVAQVGSLKEVMNQPSSAEVQMLADTKKV; from the coding sequence ATGGGACTCTCGGTCAGTCTGAAAAAGAAGGTCAAAGGCTTTACTCTTGATGCGGCATGGGAGATTGGGGATGAACTCGCAGTCCTGTTTGGATACTCCGGGTCGGGTAAGTCACTGACCTTGCAGATGATCGCAGGACTGATAAGGCCTGATGATGGCATGATCCGTTTGGATAGTAAAACCTATTTTGACAACTCCGCCGGTATTGATGATCCGCCACAGCTTCGCGCGTTCGGCTATGTATTCCAGGACCTTGCCTTATTTCCTCACATGACGGTTTTCAGAAACATTATCTTCGGAGCTCCTGAGATACCCAAAGACGAAAAAGTCTCAAGGGCCAAAGAAATGATCGAGGCATTTAAGCTTACAGGCCTTGAGGACCGCTATCCTTCCGAGATATCAGGAGGACAGAAACAGAGGGCCGCCTTTGCGCGTGCGCTTATCCGTCAGCCGGATGCTTTGCTGCTTGATGAGCCGTTCTCCGCCCTCGATCATCCCCTCCGGCTGGAAATGCGGGGCTTCCTCCAGGAGGTGAGGAAACGGTTTGCCATACCCGTCATCCTCGTAACCCATGATTTTGATGAAGCCTCATTTCTTGCGGATAAAATTATCGTGTACTCTCATGGGAAGGTTGCTCAGGTTGGTTCACTGAAGGAGGTGATGAATCAACCGTCAAGCGCTGAGGTTCAGATGCTTGCCGACACAAAGAAAGTTTAA